A window of the Cicer arietinum cultivar CDC Frontier isolate Library 1 chromosome 6, Cicar.CDCFrontier_v2.0, whole genome shotgun sequence genome harbors these coding sequences:
- the LOC101491912 gene encoding UPF0481 protein At3g47200-like, whose amino-acid sequence MPSDFGWMVPIEVMLGSLNHGEVQACSISIIPDKLREVNEDAYKPTHISIGPLHRGATRLLQLMEEPKWHYMNKFLDRQGTIQEQNRKPELRLRECGFDILKLDKIVRASYGGGSNNIIEKTKEHDIAKIMIVDGCFLLELLIRLGDYTENQATTSYNNDIIFKTEEKVLSILNDVTMLANQIPFLVLKKLYRKVFPDGSVIEDDHRVANIVRKAFGYPSVNRSGGAHILHLMHLSTVDQNQQHEGKKAEIELLRCATRLRASGVIIRPKLNSTNQNQHKFVDMFDFDISFSDSGELDIPPLYVKETTEVKWRNLIAWEQSKIWIQCKYTSYALFFNGLICCEHDIELLKEKRIIVNEVNKSNKDLLTLFHTISKGAEHMDLSYNEICGMLNDYKYKGMKVAEVLRKFPINAWHQWRRIFDIVVYYVGNWYNILIRDHIPTVWKFIGIVAAAILLVLTIMQTYYSSRTKD is encoded by the coding sequence ATGCCATCTGATTTTGGTTGGATGGTTCCAATTGAAGTGATGTTGGGTTCTCTAAATCATGGAGAAGTCCAAGCATGTAGCATTTCCATCATTCCAGACAAACTTAGAGAAGTTAATGAAGATGCTTACAAACCAACACATATATCCATTGGACCTTTACATAGAGGAGCCACAAGACTCCTTCAATTAATGGAAGAACCAAAATGGCATTACATGAACAAGTTTCTTGATCGACAAGGAACAATACAAGAACAAAATAGAAAACCGGAGTTAAGGTTAAGAGAATGCGGCTTCGACATTCTCAAATTAGATAAAATTGTTCGTGCAAGCTATGGTGGAGGAAGCAACAACATCATCGAAAAAACAAAAGAACACGACATCGCTAAAATTATGATAGTAGATGGTTGTTTTCTGTTGGAACTTCTCATTAGGCTTGGAGATTATACGGAGAATCAAGCAACAACTTCTTATAACAACGACATAATCTTTAAAACAGAGGAAAAGGTGTTGTCCATTTTAAACGATGTAACAATGCTTGCAAATCAAATTCCTTTTCTTGTTCTCAAGAAGTTATATAGGAAGGTATTTCCCGATGGAAGTGTAATCGAAGACGATCATCGTGTGGCTAATATTGTTCGTAAGGCTTTCGGTTACCCTTCGGTGAATAGATCGGGAGGTGCTCATATACTTCATTTGATGCACTTGTCGACAGTGGATCAAAACCAACAACATGAAGGGAAAAAAGCGGAGATAGAATTATTGAGATGTGCTACAAGGCTACGTGCGTCTGGGGTAATAATTCGACCAAAATTAAATAgcacaaatcaaaatcaacataaatttgttgatatgtttgattttgatattaGTTTTAGTGATTCAGGAGAGTTGGATATTCCACCGTTATATGTTAAGGAAACAACAGAAGTAAAGTGGAGGAATTTGATTGCTTGGGAGCAAAGCAAAATTTGGATTCAATGCAAATACACTTCTTATGCGCTTTTCTTCAACGGTTTGATATGTTGTGAACACGACATTGAATTGCTTAAAGAAAAAAGGATTATTGTAAATGAGGTAAACAAAAGTAACAAAGATTTGTTGACTTTGTTTCACACTATATCTAAAGGTGCTGAACACATGGATTTGAGTTATAATGAAATTTGTGGAATGTTGAATGACTATAAATACAAGGGGATGAAAGTCGCTGAAGTGTTGAGAAAATTTCCTATAAATGCTTGGCATCAATGGAGGCGAATTTTTGATATTGTTGTGTACTATGTGGGAAATTGGTACAATATTTTGATACGTGACCATATACCTACGGTTTGGAAATTCATAGGAATTGTGGCAGCTGCTATACTCTTGGTTCTTACTATCATGCAGACATATTACTCATCTCGCACCAAGGACTAA